The following nucleotide sequence is from Acidovorax radicis.
CCCATGGAGCGCGGCCTGATCGCGTTTGTGGAAGGCCGCATCCAGCGTGACTTCTGGAGCCCGCGCAAGGACCTGGACATGCGCAAGCTTGCCGCCATCGAAGCGTTGTCGCGCTACGGCAAGGCCCAGGGCCGCATGGTGAGCAGCATCACCATCGCGCCCAACCAGTGGCCCACGCACACGGTGATCGACTGGGTCAATGTCTTGAAGCGCGTGGCCGATGTGCCCCAGCGCGACCAGCGTTTGCAAGAGGCCATGCAGATCCTGCGTGCGCGCCTGTCGTTCCAGGGCACCAAGCTCATCTTCAGCACCGAGCAGGACGACTACTGGTGGTGGCTGATGCAAAACGGTGACGTGAACACCGCCCGCCTGATGCTGGCCGTGATGGACGACCCGGCGTGGAAGGACGACATGGGGCGCCTGGCCAACGGCTTCATCAGCCGCCAGCAGGCCGGCGCATGGCACACCACCACGGCCAACCTGTGGGGCGGGCTGGCGCTGGAGAAGTTCAGCGCCAAATTCGAGGCCACGCCCGTCTCGGGCGCCACCAAGGCCACGATGAGTGGTAACACCGCCAGCGTGGACTGGAGCAAGATTGAGCGCGTGAAGGCGTCGGACGCCACCGGCGCTCCCAACCAGATCACCTGGTTTGGCGCGCCCGCGTCGCCCGGCAATCTGAAGAACAATGGCATGTTCCTGCCCTGGTCCAAGGCGGGGGGCAAAGAAAGCTTGGCGGTGGCCCACCAAGGCCCGGGCAAGCCGTGGCTCACGCTGCAGTCGATAGCGGCGATCCAGCTCAAGGCGCCTTTTGCGGCAGGCTATGCGATCAAGAAGACCGTCACACCCGTGGAGCAGGCCAACAAGTCACTGCCCGCAGGCCAGTACACCCGTGGTGACGTGCTGCGCGTGACGCTGGAGGTCAACGCCAGCGCCGACATGACCTGGGTGGCCATCACCGACCCCATTCCGGGCGGCGCCACCATCCTGGGCAGCGGCCTGGGGCGCGACTCCGAGATCGCCACGCAGGGCGAGAAAAAGAGCGGCAGCGGCTGGCCCGCGTTTGAAGAGCGCAGCTTCGAGTCCTTCCGCAGCTACTACGAGTACCTGCCCAAGGGCACGGTCAAGATGGAATACACCGTGCGCCTGAACAATGCGGGCGACTTTGCCCTGCCGCCGAGCCGGGTCGAAGCCCTGTATGCGCCCGAGATGTTTGGGGAAGCCCCCAACGCACGGGTGAAAGTGCAGATGGCCAAGTGACCTGATTTGACTTGACTTGATTTGACGTGCCACACGCAGCCCGCCCCATGTTTCAACCCACCCACCTTCGCCCGGCAGCGCCATGAATCTCAGTGTTTTTCTGGAGCTGCGGTTCTGGCTGCTGGTGGTGTTTTCGCTGGTGGTGCCTGCGGGCATCTACGGCGCGCTGCTGGCCACGCGGTCCATTTCACGCCTTGCGGTGTTGTGGTTTGGCGTGGCGCTGGTGCTGATAGCGGGCGTGGACGTGTATCTGCTGCAGACCCTGGCAGCGCTTGCTCACAAAACCGCCTCGCTGACCGATGACGTGGTGTTCAGCTCGGAGCTCACGGTGGCGCTGTATGTCTTGCCGCTGGTGTTTGGCGGGATCGGCGTCAACCTGATCTCGCATGTGTTGCTGCGCCACCTGACCGAAGCCGAGGGGCAGTTTGACCGGGAGCACTCGGGTGACTGAGCCGTGAGGTGTTTACGATCGACGGATTCCTTTGTTTTCAGAAAGCCAACCCGCCATGATCCTGGGTCTTGCCGCCAACCGCCTGCACCACCACGCCGAAGATGCGGCGCTTTTTTCCTGGCTGCGCGCCTGCGAGGCGGGTATCCGGGAACTGCAGCTGGGGCTGCACGCCGTGGGGCGCACGCACGATGCCATCGTCGCTGCGGGCATGCTTCAGGGCTACCGCCCGCTGGTGCGCTACCCCTATGGGCGCGAAGGCGGGTTGATGAAAGTGGTGGCAGAGGTGGTGGGCATGGGGGAAGGGCGCACGCTCGATGGCGCGATCTACCTCACCGACCCCGTGGACCCTTCGTCCATTTTCCCCGAGGCGCTGGCCCTCAAGCGGCAGTGCGTGATCCATGGCAAGCCGTTTCTCTCCACGGTGGCCAGCGCACGCGACTGGATCGAGATGGAGCGCATCCACGCCGGGCTGCCGCGCGACCCGCAGGCCGACCGGTTTTATGACCACGGCACTCAGACACTGGCCCTGATTGCCCACGACGCGTGCAAGCAGGCCATGCTCGACTTCGCCGATCGCAACTTTGATGTGCTGTCGCAGTTTCGCCACCGGGTGGCCACCGGCACCACGGGCCAGCGCCTGAACGCGCTGGCGTGGAGCAAGGGCTGGCCCGAGGGGCAGCCCTGGGTGCAGCGCTTTAACAGCGGGCCGCTGGGTGGCGACGCGCAGATCGCCGACCTGGTGCTGGAGCGCCGTTGTCACCGCGCCGTCTTTTTTGAGGACCCGCATGTGGCGCGCCAGCACGAGGCCGACATCCAGCTGCTAGAGCGCGCCGTGACCACCGCCACGCACGATGCGGTGTGCGTCACCGTGCCGGGCGTGGCGCAGCGCTGGTGCGACGCGGTGCGCCTGCGCGCAGCGCGCTGATGGGGGCTGTCATTTCTGTGCGTTTGCATGGCCACGTTGTTTTTCTGGCGCGTTTTTTTGCGTGAGCCCGCGCGGCGGTGGCGCTGGTGCCGCGCCGTGGCGCTGCTGCTAGGCGCAGCGGTGGCCGCCCCGGCGTGGGCGCTGCCCACCTTCGACGAGGTGCGGCGTGACTTTCACGCGTCCGACACGCTGGTTCTCTCGCGCGAGGGCGACGTGCTGCAGCGCCTGCGCACCGATGCGACCGTGCGGCGCGGCCAATGGGTCGCGTTGGCCGATGTGTCGCCCGCGCTGCGAACAGCCCTGGTGCTCAGCGAAGACCAGCGCTTTTTTGAACACAGTGGCGTGGACTGGCGCGCTGCGTCGGCCGCCGCCTGGGGCAATCTGTGGAACCAGCGCACGCGCGGCGCCAGCACCATCACCATGCAGCTGGCGGGTTTGCTCGATGGCGATTGGCGCCAGGGCCCCGGCGGGCGCACCGTGGTGCAAAAGCTGGGGCAGACCGT
It contains:
- a CDS encoding methylglyoxal synthase → MILGLAANRLHHHAEDAALFSWLRACEAGIRELQLGLHAVGRTHDAIVAAGMLQGYRPLVRYPYGREGGLMKVVAEVVGMGEGRTLDGAIYLTDPVDPSSIFPEALALKRQCVIHGKPFLSTVASARDWIEMERIHAGLPRDPQADRFYDHGTQTLALIAHDACKQAMLDFADRNFDVLSQFRHRVATGTTGQRLNALAWSKGWPEGQPWVQRFNSGPLGGDAQIADLVLERRCHRAVFFEDPHVARQHEADIQLLERAVTTATHDAVCVTVPGVAQRWCDAVRLRAAR